A stretch of Pelecanus crispus isolate bPelCri1 chromosome 3, bPelCri1.pri, whole genome shotgun sequence DNA encodes these proteins:
- the FBXO16 gene encoding F-box only protein 16 codes for MAFAPHRNMDGPKLQTKMSTWTPLNHQLMNDKVFEERRALLGKWFDKWTDGQRRRILVDLLERCSPSQQKFCAKQLQDRVPTEALDFTTRLPRVLSLYIFSFLDPRSLCRCAQVSWYWKYLSELDQLWMLKCLRFGWYINFSPTPFEQGIWKKHYIEMVKELHVTRPKTPSKDELVVNDVQPVRSNVPEAKLSVLRRRTNKEKKELPPWRSSDRHPTDTIRFNYLDNYDPIEQARQARKKGGGETPDLSRQAAEKKKRVGRGSNKLQKAKSLLSLSADLESVPKTPVRPSWATPQSAGNLPSKAAAKTLAQSSQWNAGIRPAPVRAPVPKPHERGKKDFTRMNTRSPSSPLFEAQPWHIPPSTQGSDTE; via the exons ATGGCATTTGCACCTCATAGAAACATGGATGGCCCCAAGCTGCAGACCAAGATGAGCACATGGACTCCACTGAACCATCAACTCATGAATGACAAG gtatttgaagaaagaagagcCCTGCTTGGAAAATGG TTTGACAAGTGGACAGATGGTCAGAGGCGGAGGATCCTGGTGGACCTGTTGGAACGTTGCTCCCCGTCACAGCAGAAGTTCTGTGCCAAGCAGCTACAGGATCGAGTCCCCACCGAGGCTCTAGATTTTACCACAAGGCTTCCTAGAGTCCTGTCTTTATAcatcttttccttcctggaCCCACGGAGCCTCTGTCGATGTGCACAG GTGAGCTGGTACTGGAAGTACCTGTCTGAACTGGATCAGCTCTGGATGCTGAAATGCCTGCGTTTTGGCTGGTACATCAACTTCTCTCCAACCCCCTTCGAGCAAGGAATCTGGAAGAAACATTACATTGAGATGGTGAAAGAGCTGCATGTCACGAGACCAAAG ACTCCTTCAAAGGATGAGCTTGTAGTTAATGATGTGCAACCAGTAAGAAGCAACGTCCCAGAGGCAAAACTTTCTGTGCTAAGAAGGAGGacaaacaaggagaaaaaagagctCCCACCGTGGCGTTCATCAGACAGGCATCCTACAGACACCATCCGATTCAACTACCTCGACAACTACGATCCCATCGAGCAGGCTAGGCAGGC gagaaagaaaggaggaggggagaccCCAGACCTTAGCCGGCaggcagctgagaaaaaaaagagagtgggTCGTGGATCTAATAAGCTCCAGAAGGCAAAATCGCTG CTATCGCTTTCTGCAGATCTTGAGTCTGTTCCAAAAACACCAGTTCGTCCCAGCTGGGCCACTCCCCAGTCAGCCGGGAACCTGCcctccaaagcagcagcaaagacccTGGCCCAGAGCTCCCAGTGGAACGCCGGGATACGACCAGCACCTGTTCGAGCTCCAGTGCCAAAACCacatgaaagaggaaagaaagactTCACAAGGATGAACACCAGGTCTCCAT CATCTCCGCTGTTTGAGGCTCAGCCCTGGCACATTCCACCGTCTACCCAAGGATCTGACACAGAGTAA